In Mytilus edulis chromosome 13, xbMytEdul2.2, whole genome shotgun sequence, a single window of DNA contains:
- the LOC139499990 gene encoding uncharacterized protein, with protein MTEDEEKDFPMKSSLKQKLQSFGRNCKIQDKMKTKNFYILVLFLGASTLSLWLLSNPSPHLHTIVTQTHIQINNIKNIPENIRTSHNEEYKIDPNVLEELGFHETHSISYNNLHKDIENLPIGTAIKPGRYDESMRLIKSCHKHLPSKMILIYDLGINYHQRLLVKTYCNETIKKCILKKFEYEQYPSHVKDLEIKSYRPIIIQEILRDYGMVLWAEPPEVLLTGQINHLIKKAQTLGLVAWTIKDPVSSLTYTKMLKHFKVKIEDYYFKESAKTSQLIVFDTEKIHKELMLPWVKCALVEECISPTGAQNTACNYERKPLFKYSGCHKYDMSAFDVILGKIFKHSQEYAVEERVFGVPKIVVPQNTENYQMYVSHNVTTDYIERTRLVQIP; from the exons ATGACCGAGGACGAAGAAAAAGATTTCCCTATGAAATctagtttaaaacaaaaacttcAATCTTTTGGAAGAAATTGTAAAATACAAGATAAAATGAAGACAAAAAACTTCTATATTCTTGTCCTTTTTCTTGGAGCTTCAACATTGTCACTTTGGTTGCTTAGCAACCCATCACCACATCTTCACACTATTGTTACGCAAACACATATTCAAATCAATAACATCAAAAACATTCCAGAAAATATAAGGACCTCCCATAATGAAGAGTACAAAATTGATCCTAATGTGCTAGAAGAATTAGGTTTTCATGAAACTCATTCCATTTCGTATAATAATTTACACAAAGATATTGAAAATTTGCCAATCGGAACTGCAATCAAGCCTGGGCGTTATGATGAAAGCATGCGCTTAATTAAATCTTGCCATAAACATTTACCATCAAAGATGATCTTGATTTATGACCTTGGAATAAATTACCACCAACGTCTATTG GTGAAAACGTACTGCAATGAGACAATTAAGAAATGCATATTAAAGAAGTTTGAATATGAACAATATCCCTCACATGTAAAAGACTTAGAAATAAAGAGTTATAGACCAATAATTATACAG GAAATTTTAAGAGATTATGGAATGGTTTTATGGGCAGAACCACCAGAAGTGTTACTGACCGGTCAaatcaatcatttaataaaaaaggCACAGACGTTAGGACTTGTAGCCTGGACAATTAAGGATCCTGTCTCATCCCTCACatatacaaaaatgttaaaacatttcaaGGTTAAAATAGAGGATTATTATTTCAAGGAGTCAGCAAAGACTAGTCAATTAATTGTGTTCGATACAGAAAAAATTCACAAGGAATTAATGTTGCCATGGGTAAAATGCGCCCTTGTTGAAGAATGTATAAGCCCCACAGGAGCACAAAACACTGCATGCAATTATGAACGAAAGCCGTTATTTAAATATTCAGGGTGTCATAAATATGATATGTCAGCATTTGATGTGATTTTAGGTAAAATATTTAAGCATTCACAAGAGTATGCTGTAGAAGAAAGGGTATTTGGTGTACCGAAGATAGTTGTGCCACAAAATACAGAAAATTATCAAATGTATGTTTCACATAATGTCACAACAGATTATATAGAAAGAACTAGACTTGTTCAAATTCCATAA